The following proteins are co-located in the Phytoactinopolyspora mesophila genome:
- a CDS encoding ABC transporter permease subunit encodes MAVVARTQAEIIRRRFFRHRAAMGGLITLGFVIVLAYSSIGVGPIPGWWDKGYMSTASVLDGGRPTLSVVPSFLGGDGIRLGEHPFGQDNVGVDYFALVMRGTQQSLTVAFLIGFVSTVIGATVGATSGYFRGRTEAVLMRFTDVMIAIPTLVFAAILAAAAGRAGIVALGIAIGAVTWTGLARLVRGEFLSLREKEFVEAARAAGTKSARIIFKHIMPNTVGVIIVSATLAIAAGILLETALSYLDLGVRAPDVSLGSLISRYETAMQTRPWLFWWPGMFIVAIALSVNFIGDGLRDAFDPRQTRVRD; translated from the coding sequence ATGGCCGTCGTCGCCCGGACCCAGGCCGAGATCATCCGGCGGCGGTTCTTCCGGCATCGCGCGGCGATGGGCGGGTTGATCACGCTCGGCTTCGTCATCGTCCTGGCGTATTCGTCCATCGGCGTCGGTCCGATCCCGGGATGGTGGGACAAGGGCTACATGTCGACCGCTTCGGTGCTCGACGGTGGCCGGCCGACGCTCAGCGTGGTTCCCAGTTTCCTGGGCGGGGACGGCATCCGCCTCGGTGAGCATCCGTTCGGCCAGGACAACGTCGGCGTCGACTACTTCGCCCTCGTCATGCGTGGCACGCAGCAATCGCTGACGGTCGCGTTCCTGATCGGCTTCGTGTCCACCGTCATCGGCGCGACGGTCGGCGCCACCTCAGGCTATTTCCGGGGCCGCACCGAGGCGGTGCTGATGCGGTTCACCGACGTGATGATCGCCATCCCTACCCTGGTCTTCGCGGCTATCCTCGCGGCAGCGGCTGGGCGCGCCGGCATCGTAGCGCTCGGGATCGCCATCGGGGCGGTGACCTGGACCGGCCTGGCCAGGCTGGTGCGTGGCGAGTTCCTCTCGCTGCGGGAGAAGGAGTTCGTCGAGGCGGCCCGGGCAGCCGGCACCAAGTCGGCGCGGATCATCTTCAAACACATCATGCCCAACACGGTCGGCGTGATCATCGTGAGCGCCACCCTGGCCATCGCCGCCGGCATCCTGTTGGAGACCGCTCTGTCTTACCTGGACCTCGGGGTGCGGGCGCCGGATGTCTCGCTGGGCTCACTTATCAGCCGATATGAGACGGCCATGCAGACCAGGCCGTGGCTGTTCTGGTGGCCGGGCATGTTCATCGTCGCCATCGCGTTGTCGGTGAACTTCATCGGCGACGGCCTGCGTGACGCCTTCGATCCTCGACAGACCCGGGTGCGTGACTGA
- a CDS encoding ABC transporter ATP-binding protein yields the protein MSIPTNPSAQAQPGVTPERSEAARAATPDVGQAAGDAHIAAGISAVKPPSKEEVLRVENLTVGFPTDDGLVQAVRGVSYTVHEREVLGIVGESGSGKSVSSMAIMGLLPKNARITGTIRYRGDDILQMSKKGQRSLRGKRIGMIFQDPMTALNPVYTIGDQLAEAVLSHETMPRKHALARAEEMLGLVGIPQPRQRLSAYPHEFSGGMRQRAMIAMAVINNPDVIIADEPTTALDVTVQAQILETLLEVKDEVNSAIILITHDLGVVAGTVHRVLVMYAGRPVEVGETDEVFYRPRMPYTAGLLGSIPSLDTASGEKLRPIKGTPPSLINMPSGCPFAPRCPLATDVCHQEEPPLSSTDGLDHTAACHHWNRLAETEDPTEFFRVESEAHR from the coding sequence ATGAGCATTCCTACCAACCCATCCGCGCAGGCTCAGCCGGGGGTGACCCCGGAACGTTCGGAAGCAGCCCGGGCGGCTACGCCCGACGTCGGCCAGGCAGCCGGTGACGCACACATCGCCGCCGGTATCTCCGCCGTCAAACCTCCGTCCAAGGAGGAAGTGCTGCGAGTCGAGAACCTGACCGTCGGCTTCCCCACCGACGACGGTCTGGTGCAGGCGGTCCGTGGTGTGTCTTATACGGTGCACGAGCGCGAGGTGCTGGGCATCGTCGGTGAGTCCGGCTCCGGCAAGTCGGTCTCGTCGATGGCGATCATGGGACTGTTGCCGAAGAACGCCCGCATCACCGGGACGATCCGATACCGCGGTGACGACATCCTGCAGATGTCCAAGAAAGGCCAGCGGTCCCTGCGTGGCAAGCGCATCGGGATGATCTTCCAGGACCCGATGACGGCGCTGAACCCGGTCTACACGATCGGTGACCAGCTCGCCGAAGCCGTCTTGTCGCACGAGACGATGCCGCGTAAACATGCGCTGGCCAGGGCCGAGGAAATGCTCGGCCTGGTCGGTATCCCGCAGCCCAGGCAGCGGCTGAGCGCCTACCCGCACGAGTTCTCCGGCGGCATGCGCCAGCGCGCCATGATCGCGATGGCGGTGATCAACAACCCGGATGTGATCATCGCCGACGAGCCCACAACCGCACTCGACGTCACGGTCCAGGCCCAGATCCTGGAGACACTGCTGGAGGTGAAGGACGAGGTCAACTCGGCGATTATCCTGATCACCCACGACCTCGGCGTGGTGGCCGGCACGGTGCACCGTGTCCTCGTCATGTATGCGGGCCGCCCGGTTGAGGTCGGTGAGACGGACGAGGTCTTCTACCGGCCGCGGATGCCGTACACCGCGGGCCTGCTCGGTTCGATTCCGTCGCTTGATACGGCGAGCGGAGAGAAACTCCGGCCGATCAAGGGCACGCCTCCATCACTGATCAACATGCCGTCCGGTTGTCCGTTCGCCCCGCGCTGCCCGCTGGCGACCGACGTCTGTCATCAGGAGGAGCCGCCGTTGAGCAGTACGGACGGGCTCGACCACACGGCTGCTTGCCACCATTGGAACCGGCTGGCGGAGACCGAAGACCCCACGGAGTTCTTCCGGGTGGAGAGCGAGGCGCACCGATGA
- a CDS encoding ABC transporter permease subunit → MAVFMVRRLVISIFTLLAASFIVFWGASIAGDPMEDLRGVQDEGDAQARIEARHERMRLSDPIPVRYLAWLSGLLTGDLGENKFGQSVSGILGPAVSATMQLVIAATVLAIVCGITIGIISALRQYSGFDYSLTFAAFLFFSLPVFWVAVMLKQYGAIQFNNWLRDPSIALPVLAVVAALSGLAWMAILGGNRQRRLTSFAAAALVTAGLFWALSASGWFSDPGLGLLAVVVLSAGSAVGATFLVAGFRHREPLLAALVTAGIGVVFYLFSEPILEDPNWLLILLLAVIAVGVGLGVGYMVGGIHRRQAMPVAALAAFLTGGVIFIDYLLQAYSDYFSRVRGRPISTIGASTPNFGGSFWESGLDSIGHLILPTLALLLISFAVYTRYSRASMLEVMNQDYVRTARSKGLTERTVITKHAFRNALIPVTTLMAFDFGAVIGGAVITERVFGWQGMGHMFIKGLQEVDPPPVMAFFLIAGGSIVVFNMLADIAYAYLDPRIRVS, encoded by the coding sequence GTGGCCGTCTTCATGGTGCGAAGACTGGTCATCTCCATCTTCACCCTGCTCGCCGCGTCGTTCATCGTCTTCTGGGGTGCCTCGATCGCTGGGGACCCGATGGAAGACCTGCGAGGTGTTCAGGACGAAGGTGATGCCCAGGCACGGATCGAAGCTCGCCATGAACGGATGCGGCTCAGTGATCCGATCCCGGTGCGCTACTTGGCCTGGCTCAGCGGCCTGCTCACCGGTGACTTGGGCGAGAACAAGTTCGGCCAGTCGGTCAGCGGCATCCTCGGCCCGGCCGTCTCGGCCACGATGCAACTCGTCATCGCGGCCACGGTGCTCGCCATCGTCTGCGGGATCACGATCGGCATCATCTCGGCGCTGCGGCAGTACAGCGGCTTCGACTACTCACTGACCTTCGCCGCGTTCCTCTTCTTCTCGCTGCCCGTGTTCTGGGTGGCGGTCATGCTCAAACAGTACGGCGCGATCCAGTTCAACAACTGGCTGCGAGACCCATCTATCGCGCTCCCGGTGCTCGCCGTGGTGGCTGCGTTGAGCGGGCTGGCCTGGATGGCCATTCTCGGCGGAAACCGGCAGCGGCGGCTGACGTCTTTCGCTGCCGCCGCGCTGGTGACCGCAGGGCTGTTTTGGGCGTTGTCGGCGAGTGGCTGGTTCTCCGATCCGGGGCTGGGACTGCTGGCTGTGGTTGTGCTCTCGGCAGGTAGCGCAGTAGGTGCGACGTTCCTGGTGGCCGGTTTCCGGCACCGGGAGCCGCTGCTCGCGGCATTGGTCACCGCCGGAATCGGCGTCGTGTTCTACCTCTTTTCCGAGCCCATTCTCGAGGACCCGAACTGGCTGCTCATCTTGCTGCTTGCGGTCATCGCCGTGGGGGTTGGGCTGGGTGTGGGGTACATGGTGGGCGGAATTCACCGCCGGCAGGCGATGCCCGTGGCAGCTCTTGCCGCGTTCCTCACCGGTGGTGTGATCTTCATCGACTATCTGCTGCAGGCCTACTCCGACTACTTCAGCCGGGTGCGCGGGCGGCCCATCTCCACCATCGGCGCGAGCACCCCGAACTTCGGCGGTAGCTTCTGGGAGTCCGGCCTGGACTCCATCGGACACCTGATCCTGCCGACGCTGGCGCTGTTGTTGATCTCGTTCGCCGTATACACCCGGTACAGCCGGGCCAGCATGCTGGAAGTGATGAACCAGGACTACGTGCGCACGGCGCGATCGAAAGGTCTCACCGAGCGCACGGTGATCACCAAGCACGCCTTCCGCAACGCACTGATCCCCGTGACCACCCTGATGGCGTTCGACTTCGGAGCTGTCATCGGCGGTGCGGTGATCACCGAACGGGTCTTCGGCTGGCAGGGCATGGGTCACATGTTCATCAAGGGCCTGCAAGAAGTGGATCCACCACCGGTCATGGCGTTCTTCCTGATCGCCGGTGGCTCGATCGTGGTCTTCAACATGCTGGCCGACATCGCCTACGCCTACCTCGACCCACGGATCCGGGTGTCGTGA